A single genomic interval of Haloterrigena salifodinae harbors:
- a CDS encoding CBS domain-containing protein: MSTPLETVSKNATIQEAATTMRDEEITALVVTTDPPSIVTSTDLVNAAAEGRDPTELRVRDVMTESVETVPPDLYLEEVAAMMTGLGIGHLPVVKKDDYLGMVSSTDVTAALS; this comes from the coding sequence ATGTCGACGCCACTCGAGACCGTCTCGAAAAACGCGACGATCCAGGAGGCCGCGACGACGATGCGCGACGAGGAGATCACCGCGCTAGTCGTGACGACGGATCCCCCGTCGATCGTCACCAGCACCGATCTCGTGAACGCTGCCGCTGAGGGACGAGACCCGACCGAACTGCGGGTCAGAGACGTGATGACGGAATCCGTCGAGACCGTGCCGCCGGACCTCTACCTCGAGGAGGTCGCCGCGATGATGACCGGTCTCGGCATCGGTCACCTCCCGGTCGTAAAGAAGGACGATTACCTCGGCATGGTTTCGTCGACCGACGTCACCGCAGCGCTCTCCTGA
- a CDS encoding DUF6360 family protein produces MTDRLMKVNAYTTLDLVDAVARGQEFETEAFAVANATSDKENPDCVRLQFELDNMTEEHLPAHMEELELTADQARTLAADLEKHADRIDDAEE; encoded by the coding sequence ATGACCGACCGACTGATGAAGGTCAACGCCTACACGACGCTCGATCTGGTCGACGCCGTCGCGAGGGGCCAGGAGTTCGAGACCGAGGCGTTCGCCGTCGCGAACGCGACCTCGGACAAGGAGAACCCCGACTGCGTCCGACTGCAGTTCGAACTCGACAATATGACCGAGGAACACCTCCCCGCCCACATGGAAGAACTCGAGTTGACGGCCGACCAGGCGCGGACGCTCGCGGCCGACCTCGAGAAGCACGCCGATCGGATCGACGACGCCGAGGAGTAA
- a CDS encoding nitrite/sulfite reductase gives MPSDVEQWKDELYGTDIRDEIERFAEEGWESIPEDERDAWFERFKWFGLYHQRAGQESYFMMRIGPSGGVLEPGQFRRIVEIADEFSRGPAANPEFGNGWIDVTTRQAIQLHWIRLEDVPEIYERLEDVGLSTVQACGDSWRNIVGCPVAGKDKHEHIDAGALANELHDTYKQNEAHSNLPRKWKVSVTGCDEGCGQGDINDLAFEPAEKEIDGETVTGYNVRVGGGLSRNEPRFARNIDVFATPEQAVEVAGGLSALFRDHGDREDRYNARIKFLVDEWGPEKVRETLQEEYVDFELEIAGEDLRESYSYNAGEADGKHDHVGVHEQVDENYYVGLNVLVGRIGIDDAYELADAAEEYGSGEVRLTQRQNIIFTDVPEENLDDLRAEPVLEEYSPDPHPFQRGSIACTGTEFCSLSIVETKNRQVRFARWLKANVELPDGVEDFHIHLSGCTASCAQPQIADVSLRGMKTRKNGEPVEALDIGLGGGLGEEPQFASWVTERVPADEVPGAIANLLENFADARESEAQSFREFVAERDDEELAELVEPEETSYEDPYMHNTKRTWYPYAEDDELDSSPAPARADGTPIASDD, from the coding sequence ATGCCAAGCGACGTCGAGCAGTGGAAGGACGAACTCTACGGTACGGATATTCGCGACGAGATCGAACGCTTCGCCGAGGAGGGATGGGAATCCATCCCCGAGGACGAGCGAGACGCCTGGTTCGAGCGGTTCAAGTGGTTCGGTCTGTACCACCAGCGGGCCGGACAGGAATCGTACTTCATGATGCGGATCGGCCCGTCGGGCGGCGTTCTCGAGCCGGGTCAGTTCCGACGGATCGTCGAGATCGCCGACGAGTTCTCGCGCGGCCCCGCCGCGAACCCCGAGTTCGGGAACGGCTGGATCGACGTGACGACGCGTCAGGCCATTCAACTGCACTGGATCCGCCTCGAGGACGTCCCGGAGATCTACGAACGACTCGAGGACGTCGGTCTCTCGACGGTCCAGGCTTGCGGTGACTCCTGGCGAAACATCGTCGGCTGTCCGGTCGCCGGCAAGGACAAACACGAGCACATCGATGCCGGCGCGCTCGCGAACGAGCTCCACGACACGTACAAGCAAAACGAGGCCCACTCGAACCTCCCCCGCAAGTGGAAGGTCTCGGTGACCGGCTGTGACGAGGGCTGTGGCCAGGGCGACATCAACGATCTGGCGTTCGAGCCCGCCGAAAAGGAGATCGACGGCGAGACCGTCACGGGCTACAACGTCCGCGTCGGCGGCGGCCTCTCGCGCAACGAGCCCCGCTTTGCGCGTAACATTGACGTCTTCGCGACGCCCGAACAGGCCGTCGAGGTCGCCGGCGGGCTCTCCGCGCTGTTCCGCGACCACGGTGACCGCGAGGACCGCTACAACGCGCGCATTAAGTTCCTCGTCGACGAGTGGGGGCCGGAGAAGGTCCGCGAGACCCTGCAGGAGGAGTACGTCGACTTCGAACTCGAGATCGCGGGCGAGGATCTCCGCGAGTCGTACTCGTACAACGCGGGCGAGGCTGACGGCAAACACGACCACGTCGGCGTCCACGAGCAGGTCGACGAGAACTACTACGTCGGTCTGAACGTCCTCGTCGGCCGTATCGGCATCGACGACGCCTACGAACTCGCCGACGCCGCCGAGGAGTACGGCTCCGGCGAAGTTCGCCTGACCCAGCGCCAGAACATCATCTTCACCGACGTCCCCGAAGAGAACCTCGACGATCTGCGCGCCGAACCCGTCCTCGAGGAGTACAGCCCCGATCCTCACCCGTTCCAGCGCGGCTCGATCGCCTGTACCGGCACCGAGTTCTGTTCGCTCTCGATCGTCGAGACGAAGAACCGGCAGGTCCGCTTCGCCCGCTGGCTGAAGGCGAACGTCGAGCTTCCTGACGGCGTCGAGGACTTCCACATCCACCTCTCGGGCTGTACCGCCTCCTGCGCCCAGCCCCAGATCGCCGACGTCTCCCTGCGCGGGATGAAGACGCGTAAGAACGGCGAACCCGTCGAAGCGCTCGACATCGGCCTCGGCGGCGGCCTCGGCGAGGAGCCCCAGTTCGCCTCGTGGGTCACCGAGCGCGTCCCGGCCGACGAGGTCCCCGGCGCGATCGCGAACCTGCTCGAGAACTTCGCCGACGCCCGCGAGAGCGAGGCCCAGAGCTTCCGCGAGTTCGTTGCCGAGCGCGACGACGAGGAACTCGCCGAACTGGTCGAACCCGAGGAGACCAGCTACGAGGACCCGTACATGCACAACACGAAGCGCACCTGGTACCCCTACGCTGAAGACGACGAGCTGGACTCGAGCCCCGCGCCGGCCCGTGCTGACGGGACGCCGATCGCCTCGGACGACTAA
- the rqcH gene encoding ribosome rescue protein RqcH, protein MDPKRELTSVDLAALVGELGTYEGAKVDKAYLYGDDLVRLKMRDFDRGRVELLLEVGETKRAHTVAPERVPDAPGRPPQFAMMLRNRLSGADFAGVEQYEFDRILEFIFEREDGTTRIIVELFGQGNVAVTDGEYEVIDCLETVRLKSRTVVPGSRYEFPDSRTNPLTVSREAFDREMEDSDTDVVRTLATQLNFGGLYAEEICTRAGVEKAMDIAEADEDVYDRIYGAIERLALDLRNGNFDPRLYLADDDGDDDNESESGDENDDDSSPDRVVDATPFPLEEHVELASEPYDSFLAALDDYFYRLELAEDEEETDPTTQRPDFEEEIAKYERIIEQQRGAIEGFEQEADALREQAELLYAEYGLVDDILSTVQEARAQDRPWDEIEERFAEGADRGIAAAEAVVDVDGSEGTVTVELDGERIDLVAKQGVEQNADRLYTEAKRIGEKKEGALAAIEDTREDLEEAKARRDRWEEADAADEGEDDEDDEGEERDWLSEPSVPIRENEPWFDRFRWFHTSDGYLVIGGRNADQNEELVKKYLEPGDKVLHTQAHGGPVTVLKATDPSEASSSDIELPDSSIEEAAQFAVSYSSVWKDGRYAGDVYAVDSDQVTKTPESGEYLEKGGFAIRGDRTYYRDTPVDVAVGIQCAPYTRVIGGPPSAIEGQAVTTIELEPGRYAQADAAKRIYRQFRERFEDESFVRKIASPDRIQHFMPPGGSRISEE, encoded by the coding sequence ATGGATCCAAAGCGGGAGCTTACCAGCGTCGACCTCGCCGCCCTCGTTGGGGAACTCGGTACCTACGAGGGAGCGAAGGTCGACAAGGCCTACCTCTACGGCGACGATCTCGTCCGGCTCAAGATGCGGGACTTCGATCGGGGCCGCGTCGAACTCCTCCTCGAGGTCGGCGAGACCAAGCGGGCCCACACGGTCGCCCCCGAGCGGGTGCCCGACGCGCCCGGCCGACCGCCGCAGTTCGCGATGATGCTCCGCAATCGACTCTCCGGGGCCGATTTCGCCGGCGTCGAACAGTACGAGTTCGACCGCATCCTCGAGTTCATCTTCGAGCGCGAGGACGGCACCACCCGGATCATCGTCGAACTGTTCGGTCAGGGGAACGTCGCCGTCACCGACGGCGAGTACGAGGTGATCGACTGCCTCGAGACCGTCCGCCTCAAGTCCCGAACCGTCGTGCCGGGCTCGCGCTACGAGTTCCCCGACAGTCGGACGAACCCGCTGACGGTCTCCCGGGAGGCGTTCGACCGCGAGATGGAAGACTCCGACACGGACGTCGTCCGGACGCTGGCGACTCAGCTCAACTTCGGCGGCCTCTACGCCGAGGAGATCTGTACCCGCGCCGGCGTCGAGAAGGCGATGGACATCGCCGAGGCCGACGAGGACGTCTACGATCGGATCTACGGCGCCATCGAACGACTCGCGCTCGACCTGCGCAACGGGAACTTCGATCCGCGGCTGTACCTCGCGGACGACGACGGCGACGATGACAACGAGAGCGAATCGGGCGACGAGAACGACGACGACTCGAGTCCCGACCGGGTCGTCGACGCGACACCGTTCCCGCTCGAAGAGCACGTCGAACTGGCCTCGGAGCCGTACGACTCCTTCCTCGCGGCGCTGGACGACTACTTCTACCGGCTCGAACTCGCCGAGGACGAGGAGGAAACCGATCCGACCACGCAGCGACCCGACTTCGAGGAGGAGATCGCCAAGTACGAGCGGATCATCGAGCAACAGCGGGGCGCGATCGAGGGGTTCGAGCAGGAGGCCGACGCCCTCCGCGAGCAGGCCGAACTGCTGTACGCCGAGTACGGGCTGGTCGACGACATCCTCTCGACGGTTCAGGAGGCCCGCGCCCAGGACCGACCCTGGGACGAGATCGAGGAGCGCTTCGCCGAAGGAGCAGACCGCGGCATCGCGGCCGCCGAGGCCGTCGTCGACGTCGACGGCAGCGAGGGAACCGTCACCGTCGAACTCGACGGCGAGCGCATCGACCTCGTGGCCAAGCAGGGCGTCGAACAGAACGCCGACCGCCTCTACACCGAGGCCAAGCGCATCGGGGAGAAAAAGGAGGGCGCGCTGGCGGCCATCGAGGACACCCGCGAGGACCTCGAGGAAGCCAAGGCCCGCCGAGACCGGTGGGAGGAAGCGGACGCCGCCGACGAGGGCGAGGACGACGAGGACGACGAGGGCGAGGAGCGCGACTGGCTCTCGGAACCCTCCGTTCCGATCCGCGAGAACGAGCCGTGGTTCGACCGCTTCCGCTGGTTCCACACCAGCGACGGCTACCTCGTGATCGGGGGGCGCAACGCCGACCAGAACGAGGAGTTAGTGAAAAAGTACCTCGAGCCCGGCGACAAGGTCCTCCACACGCAGGCCCACGGCGGCCCCGTCACCGTGCTCAAGGCGACCGATCCGAGCGAGGCCTCCTCGTCGGACATCGAGTTACCCGACTCGAGCATCGAGGAGGCCGCGCAGTTCGCGGTCTCCTACTCGTCGGTCTGGAAGGACGGCCGCTACGCCGGCGACGTCTACGCCGTCGACTCCGATCAGGTCACCAAGACCCCCGAGAGCGGCGAGTACCTGGAGAAAGGCGGGTTCGCGATCCGCGGCGACCGCACCTATTACCGGGACACGCCGGTCGACGTCGCGGTCGGCATCCAGTGTGCGCCCTACACGCGCGTGATCGGCGGTCCGCCGTCGGCTATCGAGGGGCAGGCGGTGACGACGATCGAACTCGAGCCCGGTCGGTACGCACAAGCCGACGCGGCAAAGCGGATCTACCGCCAGTTCCGTGAGCGCTTCGAGGACGAGTCGTTCGTCCGGAAGATCGCCAGTCCGGACCGCATCCAGCACTTCATGCCGCCGGGCGGGAGCCGGATCAGCGAGGAGTGA